A region from the Bradyrhizobium erythrophlei genome encodes:
- the feoB gene encoding ferrous iron transporter B codes for MEAPLLHLALVGTPNSGKTSLFNALTGSRQKVANYPGVTVERKEGGFVTPSGRQVSLVDLPGTYSLRGRSPDEEITRDMVLGRTPGEAVPDLVLCVADSTNLRLTIRLLLELKNTGRPLMLVLNMFDIATRRGVTVDVPRLSEALGVPVVTSIAVRKGGTAELLRRTDEIAAQAQPHVKENLWEPLTVAQLRATQREADRIIASTVSLPSRPDSWTARIDAVVLHPVAGLAILALILFVMFQAVFAWAQPLMELLSAAFSALGQLVHDTLPAGLLQSFLENGVISGVGSVIVFLPQIIIIFLFILLLEDFGYMARAAFLMDRIMGGAGLHGRAFIPLLSSFACAIPGIMATRVIDNRRDRLTTILIAPLMTCSARIPVYTLIISAFIPDTQVWGWANLRGLVMFGLYAAGILSALAVSFLIKFFMLRDYAPAPFMLELPDYKMPRLKSIAIGIYTRAKMFLQRAGTTIFSMMVLIWFLASFPTPPAGAAGPAINYSLAAMIGKALEPLLAPLGFNWQIAVALIPGMAAREVAVAALGTVYAIEGGKEAADQIGQVLATKWSLATALSLLAWYIFAPQCASTLAVIRRETGSWKWMAVTFAYMFALAYAASFATYSIALALGAG; via the coding sequence ATGGAAGCTCCGTTGCTGCATCTGGCTCTGGTCGGCACGCCGAACAGCGGCAAGACCTCGCTGTTCAATGCGCTCACCGGCAGCCGCCAGAAAGTCGCGAACTATCCCGGCGTTACCGTGGAGCGGAAGGAAGGCGGGTTCGTCACGCCCTCCGGTCGGCAGGTGTCGCTGGTCGATCTTCCCGGCACCTACTCGCTGCGCGGCCGCAGCCCCGACGAGGAGATCACCCGCGACATGGTGCTCGGCCGCACCCCCGGCGAGGCGGTGCCCGACCTCGTGCTGTGCGTCGCGGATTCGACCAATCTGCGGCTGACGATCCGCCTCTTGCTCGAGCTCAAGAACACCGGCCGGCCGCTGATGCTGGTGCTCAACATGTTCGATATCGCGACCCGCCGCGGCGTCACCGTGGACGTGCCGCGGCTGTCGGAGGCGCTCGGCGTGCCCGTGGTCACCTCGATCGCGGTGCGCAAGGGCGGCACCGCCGAATTGCTGCGCCGGACCGACGAGATCGCGGCGCAGGCGCAGCCGCACGTGAAAGAAAATCTCTGGGAGCCGCTGACGGTCGCGCAACTGCGCGCCACCCAACGCGAGGCCGACCGCATCATCGCGTCGACCGTGAGCCTGCCGTCGCGGCCGGATTCCTGGACCGCGCGGATCGATGCCGTGGTGCTGCATCCGGTTGCGGGACTCGCGATCCTGGCGCTCATTTTGTTCGTGATGTTTCAGGCGGTGTTCGCCTGGGCGCAGCCCTTGATGGAGTTGCTGTCGGCGGCCTTCAGCGCGCTCGGGCAACTGGTGCACGACACCTTGCCGGCCGGGCTGTTGCAGAGCTTCCTCGAGAACGGCGTGATATCCGGCGTCGGCAGCGTCATCGTGTTCCTGCCGCAGATCATTATCATCTTCCTGTTCATCCTGCTCCTGGAAGATTTCGGGTACATGGCACGCGCGGCGTTCCTGATGGACCGCATCATGGGCGGCGCCGGCCTGCACGGCCGCGCCTTCATTCCGCTGCTGTCGAGCTTCGCCTGTGCCATCCCCGGCATCATGGCAACGCGGGTGATCGACAACCGCCGCGACCGGCTGACCACCATCCTGATCGCGCCGCTGATGACCTGCTCGGCGCGGATCCCGGTCTACACCCTGATCATCTCCGCCTTCATCCCGGACACCCAGGTCTGGGGCTGGGCCAATCTGCGCGGGCTGGTGATGTTCGGCCTCTACGCGGCCGGCATCCTCAGCGCATTGGCCGTCTCGTTCCTGATCAAATTCTTCATGCTGCGCGACTACGCGCCGGCGCCGTTCATGCTGGAACTGCCGGACTACAAGATGCCGCGGCTGAAGAGCATTGCGATCGGAATCTATACGCGGGCCAAGATGTTCCTGCAGCGGGCCGGCACCACGATCTTCTCGATGATGGTGCTGATCTGGTTTCTGGCGTCGTTTCCGACGCCCCCCGCGGGCGCTGCGGGCCCCGCCATCAATTACAGCCTGGCCGCGATGATCGGCAAGGCGCTGGAGCCGCTGCTGGCACCGCTCGGCTTCAACTGGCAGATCGCGGTGGCGCTGATTCCGGGCATGGCCGCACGCGAGGTCGCGGTCGCAGCACTCGGCACCGTCTACGCGATCGAGGGCGGCAAGGAGGCCGCCGACCAGATCGGCCAGGTGCTAGCGACCAAATGGAGTCTCGCGACCGCGCTGTCGCTGCTCGCCTGGTACATCTTCGCCCCGCAATGCGCTTCCACGCTGGCGGTGATCCGCCGAGAGACCGGAAGCTGGAAATGGATGGCGGTCACCTTCGCCTACATGTTCGCGCTGGCCTATGCGGCGAGCTTTGCCACCTACAGCATCGCCCTCGCGCTCGGGGCGGGCTGA
- the fumC gene encoding class II fumarate hydratase has protein sequence MDRSTPTLRSGSTRTESDSFGPIEVPADRYWGAQTERSRQNFRIGQDRMPMPIVRALGIVKLAAAQTNLELGLIDQRRARAIIRAGREVIDGKLDDHFPLVVWQTGSGTQTNMNLNEVIANRANEMLGGTLGAKAPVHPNDHVNMSQSSNDSFPTAMHIAAAIGITADLVPALNGLHHALHKKEKAFAHIVKIGRTHTQDATPLTLGQEFSGYAAQVESGIKRLKLAVNDLYPLAQGGTAVGTGLNSKPKFARLFARYAARITELPFTSAANKFEALASNDAYVFAHGAINSVATGLFKIANDIRLLGSGPRSGLGELILPENEPGSSIMPGKVNPTQCEAMTMVCCQVFGNHTAMTVGGSQGHFELNVYKPLLAHCMIHSIQLLADAARSFTVHCIEGIRADEKRIRDLMERSLMLVTALAPKIGYDNAAKVAKSAHARGTTLKEEAVRLGFVSETEFDRLVQPVKMIHPG, from the coding sequence ATGGATCGATCGACCCCAACCTTGCGATCCGGTTCCACGCGCACCGAGAGCGACAGCTTCGGTCCGATCGAGGTTCCCGCCGATCGTTACTGGGGCGCGCAGACCGAGCGGTCGCGGCAGAATTTCCGCATCGGCCAAGACCGGATGCCGATGCCGATCGTTCGTGCGCTCGGCATCGTCAAGCTGGCGGCGGCACAGACCAATCTCGAACTCGGCCTCATCGACCAGCGCCGCGCCCGCGCCATCATCCGCGCCGGGCGCGAGGTGATCGACGGCAAGCTCGACGATCATTTCCCGCTCGTGGTCTGGCAGACCGGCTCCGGCACCCAGACCAACATGAACCTCAACGAGGTGATCGCCAATCGCGCCAACGAAATGCTCGGCGGCACGCTCGGCGCCAAAGCCCCGGTTCATCCCAACGATCACGTCAACATGAGTCAGTCGTCGAACGACTCATTCCCGACCGCCATGCACATCGCCGCGGCGATCGGGATCACCGCGGATCTGGTTCCGGCGCTGAACGGACTCCATCACGCACTGCACAAAAAGGAGAAGGCGTTCGCCCATATCGTCAAGATCGGCCGCACCCACACCCAGGACGCGACGCCGCTGACGCTCGGCCAGGAATTTTCCGGTTACGCCGCGCAGGTCGAGAGTGGCATCAAACGACTAAAGCTGGCGGTAAATGATCTGTACCCGCTGGCGCAAGGCGGCACCGCCGTCGGGACCGGGCTCAATTCGAAACCGAAATTCGCTCGCCTGTTCGCAAGATACGCGGCCAGGATCACAGAGCTGCCCTTCACGAGCGCCGCCAACAAATTCGAGGCGCTGGCCTCCAACGACGCTTACGTGTTCGCGCATGGCGCCATCAATTCGGTCGCGACCGGACTGTTCAAGATCGCCAACGATATCCGCCTGCTCGGCTCGGGCCCGCGTTCGGGCCTCGGCGAACTGATCCTGCCGGAGAACGAGCCGGGCTCCTCGATCATGCCGGGCAAGGTCAATCCGACGCAGTGCGAAGCGATGACCATGGTGTGCTGCCAGGTGTTCGGGAACCACACGGCGATGACGGTTGGCGGCAGTCAGGGACATTTCGAACTCAATGTTTATAAGCCTTTATTGGCACATTGCATGATACATTCCATCCAACTGCTGGCCGACGCCGCACGCTCCTTCACGGTGCACTGCATCGAAGGGATCCGTGCTGACGAAAAACGCATCCGGGATTTGATGGAGCGTTCGCTGATGCTGGTGACTGCCTTGGCGCCGAAGATCGGCTACGACAACGCTGCGAAGGTCGCCAAGTCGGCGCACGCTCGTGGAACCACGCTGAAGGAAGAAGCGGTGCGGTTGGGCTTCGTTTCAGAGACGGAATTCGACCGGCTGGTGCAGCCGGTCAAGATGATACACCCGGGCTGA
- a CDS encoding tetratricopeptide repeat protein, with the protein MTHSVIRLATLAVFLAGLTSAPIVPALAAGGGGGGGGGGGGDPYGSAYTTTPPPNSNATRTTHRVKKKPDKQSLFEDPAFAKGYRAAYATIYDRNDYADAIEQLKALGHDDHPNVANLIGYSYRKLGDYKLSQVWYERALKSDPNHVLTWNYYGLWQIEQGNRDQALYHLTRIAAICGTDCAEYRSLAEALEKPPGTGLVY; encoded by the coding sequence ATGACCCACTCTGTGATCCGGCTTGCGACACTGGCCGTGTTTCTGGCTGGGCTGACCTCGGCCCCGATCGTTCCAGCGCTGGCCGCCGGAGGCGGCGGAGGGGGCGGTGGCGGCGGCGGCGGAGATCCCTATGGTTCGGCTTACACCACGACACCGCCGCCGAATAGCAACGCCACCCGTACCACCCACAGGGTCAAGAAGAAGCCCGACAAGCAGTCCCTGTTCGAGGATCCCGCTTTTGCCAAAGGCTACCGCGCGGCCTATGCGACGATCTACGATCGCAACGATTATGCGGACGCGATCGAGCAGCTGAAGGCGCTCGGCCATGACGACCACCCCAATGTCGCCAATCTGATCGGCTATTCCTATCGCAAACTCGGCGACTACAAGCTCTCGCAAGTCTGGTACGAGCGCGCGCTGAAATCGGATCCGAACCACGTGCTGACCTGGAATTACTACGGTCTGTGGCAGATCGAACAGGGCAACCGCGACCAGGCATTATACCATCTGACCCGGATCGCCGCGATTTGCGGAACCGACTGCGCCGAGTATCGCTCGTTGGCGGAGGCACTGGAAAAGCCGCCCGGCACCGGTCTCGTCTACTGA
- the urtA gene encoding urea ABC transporter substrate-binding protein encodes MSTALSRWLSAAAAILVIFGLGATSAHAEDTIKIGVLHSLSGTMAISETILKDLILMEVADVNAKGGLLGKKIEPVVVDPASNWPLFAEKARELLTKDKVAAVFGCWTSVSRKSVLPVFEELNGLLFYPLEYEGEEASYNIFYGSSVPDNKAVPAVEYLMSKDGGEAKRFVLEGTDYVYPRTSNKIIRAFLKTKGVADEDIRENYTPFGFSDWQTEVAAIKKFGSSGKKTAVISTINGDANVPFYKELGNQGVKATDIPVIAFSVGEEELAGIDTKPLVGHLAAWSYFQSVNTPENKAFIAKWRAYTKNPKRVTNDPMESAYILFHMWVQAVQQAGTTDVEAVRQAMIGQKVKSPSGFEVVMGSNHHMAKPVMIGEVQADGQFSIVYKSKALPPRAWSPYVEANKGKVADWSWPWVCGGCTSPRFAAN; translated from the coding sequence ATGAGCACCGCACTGTCCCGCTGGCTGTCCGCCGCGGCTGCCATCCTCGTCATCTTCGGATTAGGCGCAACCAGCGCACACGCCGAAGACACCATCAAGATCGGCGTGCTTCACTCGCTGTCCGGCACCATGGCGATCAGCGAGACCATCCTGAAAGACCTGATCCTGATGGAGGTCGCCGACGTCAACGCCAAGGGCGGACTGCTCGGCAAGAAGATCGAGCCCGTGGTCGTCGACCCCGCGTCGAACTGGCCGCTGTTCGCCGAAAAGGCCCGCGAGCTTCTCACCAAGGACAAGGTGGCCGCCGTATTCGGCTGCTGGACGTCGGTGTCCCGCAAGTCGGTGCTGCCGGTGTTCGAGGAGCTGAACGGCCTGTTGTTCTATCCGCTCGAATATGAAGGAGAAGAGGCCTCGTACAACATCTTCTACGGCAGTTCGGTACCCGACAACAAGGCGGTTCCGGCGGTCGAATACCTCATGAGCAAGGACGGCGGCGAAGCGAAACGCTTCGTGCTCGAAGGCACCGACTATGTCTATCCCCGCACCAGCAACAAGATCATCCGCGCCTTCCTCAAGACCAAGGGGGTCGCGGACGAGGATATCCGGGAGAATTACACGCCGTTCGGCTTCTCCGACTGGCAGACGGAAGTGGCGGCGATCAAGAAGTTCGGCTCTTCCGGCAAGAAGACGGCGGTGATCTCGACCATCAACGGCGACGCCAACGTGCCGTTCTACAAGGAGCTCGGCAATCAGGGCGTGAAAGCCACCGACATCCCGGTGATCGCATTCTCGGTCGGCGAGGAAGAACTCGCGGGCATCGATACCAAGCCGCTGGTCGGCCATCTCGCGGCTTGGAGCTACTTCCAGTCCGTCAACACGCCGGAGAACAAGGCGTTCATCGCCAAATGGCGCGCCTACACCAAGAATCCCAAGCGCGTCACCAACGATCCGATGGAGTCGGCCTACATCCTGTTCCACATGTGGGTGCAGGCGGTGCAGCAGGCCGGCACCACGGATGTCGAGGCGGTTCGCCAGGCGATGATCGGCCAGAAGGTCAAGTCGCCATCGGGCTTCGAGGTCGTGATGGGCAGCAATCACCACATGGCGAAGCCGGTGATGATCGGTGAGGTCCAGGCCGACGGCCAGTTCAGCATCGTCTACAAGAGTAAGGCGTTGCCGCCCAGGGCGTGGAGCCCCTATGTCGAGGCCAACAAGGGCAAGGTCGCCGATTGGTCATGGCCCTGGGTCTGCGGCGGCTGCACCTCGCCGCGGTTCGCAGCGAACTGA
- a CDS encoding FeoA family protein, producing MTKRNGTRPHQPLGLARRGYSGVIQHLAAGDAGSALSANELESRLIELGFVEGARVEVLHEGIVGRDPIAVRVENVTIAVRRREAMAIIVA from the coding sequence ATGACCAAACGTAACGGCACTCGCCCGCATCAGCCACTGGGGTTAGCCAGGCGGGGCTATTCAGGCGTCATCCAGCACCTCGCCGCCGGCGACGCCGGCTCGGCGTTGTCCGCCAACGAACTCGAAAGCCGGCTGATCGAATTGGGCTTCGTCGAAGGCGCGCGGGTCGAGGTGCTGCATGAGGGCATTGTCGGCCGCGATCCGATCGCCGTCCGCGTCGAGAACGTCACGATCGCGGTGCGCCGGCGCGAGGCCATGGCCATCATTGTCGCCTGA
- a CDS encoding ABC-F family ATP-binding cassette domain-containing protein, producing MTAFITLDSLCLTTPDGRPLFDGLTLAIGCERTGLVGRNGCGKSTLLRAIAGGVEPAAGSIQRSGSIGTLAQLADDRLTVAQALGVDSALVRLRRLERGEGSLQDAGDADWTLETRLASALIETGLPALPLDRLLASLSGGERTRVALARLLIEAPNVLLLDEPTNNLDADGRAAVAELLARWRGGVVVASHDRALLAHVDRILELAAIGVTIFGGAWPEFAHAREAARARAGADLTRAADALRNAERAVQQARERKARRDKAGRAWRAKSVEDKMFMDREKQRAENSAAREGHIAERLIGERADALEQARARVEILTPLSIDLPKAGLARGRELLALSDVVMAYGARRLFGPLSFEVRGPERIAIHGANGSGKTTLLGLITGQLRPTAGNISRLTGRVAMLDQHVGLLDASVSVLDNLRRLNPDLSDNEARAALARFAFRNQAALQIAGTLSGGERLRAGLACVFARPEPPLLLLLDEPTNHLDLSSIEVLEAALSGFDGALIAVSHDETFLRAIGVEREIRL from the coding sequence ATGACCGCGTTTATCACGCTGGACTCCCTCTGCCTCACGACGCCTGACGGCCGGCCTCTGTTTGACGGATTGACGCTCGCCATCGGGTGCGAGCGGACCGGTCTTGTCGGCCGCAACGGCTGCGGCAAATCCACGCTGCTGCGTGCGATTGCCGGCGGGGTCGAACCCGCCGCCGGATCGATTCAGCGCTCGGGCTCGATCGGCACCCTTGCCCAACTGGCGGACGACCGCCTGACGGTGGCGCAGGCGCTGGGCGTTGACAGCGCTCTCGTCCGCCTGCGGCGCCTCGAACGCGGCGAAGGCTCGCTGCAAGATGCCGGCGACGCCGACTGGACCCTGGAAACCCGGCTGGCGTCAGCGCTGATCGAAACCGGCCTGCCCGCTCTGCCGCTGGATCGCCTTCTCGCCTCGCTGAGCGGCGGCGAGCGAACGCGCGTCGCGCTGGCGCGGCTGTTGATCGAGGCGCCGAACGTATTGCTGCTGGACGAGCCCACCAACAATCTCGATGCCGATGGCCGCGCGGCGGTCGCCGAATTGCTCGCACGCTGGCGCGGCGGCGTGGTCGTCGCGAGCCACGACCGTGCGCTGCTGGCGCATGTCGACCGCATCCTCGAGCTTGCCGCGATCGGCGTCACCATCTTCGGCGGTGCGTGGCCGGAATTTGCACATGCGCGCGAGGCCGCGCGGGCCCGTGCCGGGGCCGACCTCACCCGCGCCGCCGACGCGCTCCGCAACGCCGAGCGCGCGGTTCAGCAGGCAAGAGAGAGAAAGGCCCGGCGCGACAAGGCCGGCCGCGCCTGGCGCGCCAAGAGCGTCGAGGACAAGATGTTCATGGACCGCGAAAAGCAGCGCGCCGAGAACAGCGCCGCGCGCGAGGGCCATATTGCCGAGCGGCTGATCGGCGAGCGCGCCGATGCCCTCGAACAGGCCCGCGCCCGGGTCGAGATTCTGACGCCGCTCTCGATCGACCTGCCGAAAGCCGGCCTGGCCCGCGGCCGCGAACTGCTGGCGCTCAGCGACGTGGTGATGGCGTATGGCGCCCGCCGCCTGTTCGGCCCGCTGTCGTTCGAGGTGCGCGGCCCCGAACGCATCGCCATCCACGGCGCCAACGGCTCCGGCAAGACCACGCTGCTCGGCCTGATCACCGGACAGCTTCGGCCAACCGCAGGAAACATCAGCCGCCTGACCGGTCGCGTCGCCATGCTCGACCAGCATGTCGGCCTGCTCGATGCGTCCGTCAGCGTCCTCGACAATCTGCGCCGGCTCAATCCGGATTTGTCCGATAATGAGGCGCGCGCCGCGCTGGCTCGCTTCGCGTTCCGCAACCAGGCGGCGCTGCAGATCGCTGGCACGCTGAGCGGCGGCGAGCGGCTGCGCGCGGGGCTCGCTTGCGTGTTCGCAAGGCCGGAGCCGCCGCTCCTGCTGCTGCTGGACGAGCCGACCAACCACCTTGATTTGTCATCGATCGAAGTGCTGGAAGCCGCGCTGTCAGGCTTCGACGGCGCACTGATCGCGGTGAGCCACGATGAGACCTTCCTGAGGGCGATCGGCGTCGAACGGGAGATCAGGCTGTGA
- a CDS encoding aminotransferase class I/II-fold pyridoxal phosphate-dependent enzyme, translating into MQISVLLDRSRPESLTTQMVDQIREAIRCARIGPGTRLPSSRRLSEQLAISRNTVVRAYDLLLMEGIVESRPASGIYVAEQVPRDAAHLHPASEFRESPPRTRMPMPLRHARALRAPQSTGNRLLYDFFPGRPSADMFPLKTWRRLLQNNLSHGGGAGLTQYGEPAGLPALRTAIANHLAAARGIVADPSRIVIVSGIQEGLALAARLYLARGALGVVEDPCYQGAALAFEAAGAEVASVAVDRDGLIPDDLPRRTASLLYTTPTHQYPSGATLSAERRTEVIAWARRYGCYIIEDDYDCDIRYQGSHLPPLAALAPDCTIYIGTFSKSLGAGLRLGYMVVPEHIAEAVCAEKSLLNNGNPWLEQATLADFMHSGSYASHLLRVRSHYRDSRDCLVAALHRNFGDVRVDGDAGGLHVLWHLPPGIPDAVTVEALAQRARVGVYSLASARVHFQQRTALTGRALILGYAALSPKQIEKGIARLSDAIDDAIDDPATDMAALFSDQFAPPAVPVSARRDLAPRLRQRPALRRSPSHRAFSSMIVVRQGGAPMPILRNIYRYPIKGLSAQPLPSVELEAKMPFPHDRIFALVRPGAPFDVSQPRWGKKGLFVMLMLEEALARVRTTLDVETRKLTITQGNRQLIVADLDDEAARAKVEEIVWQLVPALRSAPTLVRSRDGHFMDKPDNVISLINLATVRSLEAQWGIKIDPLRFRANLYIDEANPWEEFDWVGSDIRIGDALFRVDRRNGRCGATNVDPETGRRDLDIPGSLRAAFGHKELGIYLIAREGGRVSVGDSVLTPADAATRSVARAPAAPRQPDRQMFMCGGCYYIYEPFAGIPDQLVAPGTPFAAIPAHWRCPDCGTDKSTFRPYVEAPRSHPAI; encoded by the coding sequence ATGCAGATTTCCGTTCTCCTGGATCGATCGCGGCCGGAGTCGCTCACGACGCAGATGGTCGACCAGATCCGTGAAGCCATCCGCTGCGCCCGCATCGGACCCGGGACGCGCCTGCCGTCGTCGCGGCGGCTGTCCGAGCAACTGGCGATATCGCGAAACACGGTCGTGCGCGCCTACGATCTCTTGCTGATGGAGGGGATCGTCGAGTCGCGGCCGGCGTCCGGGATCTATGTCGCCGAACAGGTGCCGCGCGATGCCGCACACCTTCATCCAGCCTCCGAATTTCGCGAGTCGCCGCCGCGCACGCGGATGCCGATGCCGTTGCGTCACGCCCGCGCGCTCCGCGCGCCCCAGTCCACCGGCAATCGCCTGCTTTACGATTTCTTTCCGGGACGCCCGAGCGCGGATATGTTTCCGCTGAAGACCTGGCGCCGCCTGCTGCAGAACAATCTGTCTCACGGCGGCGGCGCCGGCCTCACCCAGTATGGCGAGCCGGCGGGGCTCCCGGCGCTGCGCACGGCGATTGCCAATCATCTGGCCGCGGCGCGCGGCATCGTCGCCGATCCAAGCCGCATCGTCATCGTTTCGGGAATCCAGGAGGGCCTTGCGCTAGCGGCGCGGCTGTACCTCGCACGCGGCGCACTCGGCGTCGTCGAGGATCCCTGCTATCAGGGTGCGGCGCTGGCGTTCGAAGCTGCCGGTGCTGAAGTTGCCAGCGTCGCCGTCGATCGCGACGGATTGATCCCGGACGATTTGCCGCGGCGCACGGCATCGCTGCTCTATACCACGCCCACGCATCAATATCCGTCCGGCGCGACGTTGTCGGCGGAGCGGCGCACCGAGGTGATCGCGTGGGCGCGGCGCTATGGCTGCTATATCATCGAGGACGATTACGACTGCGATATCCGCTACCAAGGATCGCATCTTCCGCCGCTGGCGGCGCTGGCGCCCGACTGTACGATCTACATCGGGACCTTCTCCAAATCGCTCGGCGCCGGATTGCGGCTCGGTTACATGGTGGTGCCCGAGCATATCGCCGAAGCCGTCTGTGCTGAGAAATCGCTGCTCAACAACGGCAATCCCTGGCTGGAGCAGGCGACGCTGGCCGACTTCATGCACAGCGGCAGCTATGCATCTCACCTGCTTCGCGTCCGTTCGCATTACAGGGATAGCCGCGATTGCCTCGTGGCCGCGCTGCACCGCAATTTCGGCGACGTCCGGGTTGACGGCGACGCGGGGGGCCTGCACGTGCTCTGGCACCTGCCGCCGGGAATTCCGGATGCCGTGACGGTGGAAGCCCTCGCCCAGCGCGCGCGGGTCGGTGTCTATTCGCTGGCCTCGGCGCGGGTCCATTTCCAGCAACGCACCGCCCTGACCGGCCGCGCCCTGATTCTCGGCTATGCCGCGTTGTCGCCCAAGCAGATCGAAAAGGGCATCGCGCGGCTGTCGGACGCGATCGACGACGCGATCGATGATCCCGCGACCGACATGGCCGCGCTGTTCTCGGATCAGTTCGCGCCGCCTGCAGTGCCGGTTTCCGCCAGGCGCGATCTGGCTCCACGACTTCGGCAACGACCGGCTCTACGCAGATCGCCGTCCCATCGTGCATTTTCAAGCATGATCGTCGTACGACAGGGTGGCGCGCCGATGCCGATTTTGAGGAATATCTATCGCTATCCGATCAAGGGATTGAGCGCGCAGCCGCTACCGAGCGTCGAGCTGGAGGCCAAAATGCCTTTCCCGCACGATCGCATCTTCGCGCTGGTGCGGCCCGGGGCCCCCTTCGATGTCAGTCAGCCGCGATGGGGCAAGAAGGGGCTATTCGTGATGCTGATGCTGGAGGAGGCATTGGCGCGGGTCAGGACCACGCTGGACGTCGAGACGCGGAAGCTGACGATCACGCAAGGCAATCGCCAGCTCATCGTGGCCGACCTCGACGACGAAGCCGCGCGCGCCAAGGTGGAGGAGATCGTCTGGCAGCTCGTCCCCGCGCTGCGCAGCGCGCCGACGCTGGTCCGCTCGAGGGACGGCCATTTCATGGACAAGCCGGACAATGTCATTTCGCTGATCAATCTGGCGACGGTGCGCAGCCTCGAGGCGCAATGGGGCATCAAGATCGATCCGCTGCGTTTCCGCGCCAACCTCTACATCGACGAGGCAAATCCATGGGAGGAATTCGACTGGGTCGGCAGCGACATCAGGATTGGGGACGCGCTGTTTCGGGTCGACCGTCGCAACGGCCGCTGCGGCGCCACCAATGTCGACCCCGAAACCGGCCGCCGCGACCTCGACATTCCCGGCTCGCTGCGCGCGGCCTTCGGCCACAAGGAACTTGGAATCTATTTGATCGCAAGGGAAGGCGGCCGCGTCAGCGTCGGCGATTCCGTCCTCACACCGGCCGACGCCGCGACCAGGAGCGTGGCGCGGGCCCCCGCCGCTCCGCGGCAGCCGGACCGCCAGATGTTCATGTGCGGCGGGTGCTATTACATCTACGAACCATTCGCCGGAATCCCCGATCAGCTGGTCGCGCCCGGGACACCGTTCGCTGCCATACCGGCGCATTGGCGATGCCCCGATTGCGGAACCGACAAATCGACGTTCCGTCCCTACGTCGAGGCGCCACGCTCCCATCCCGCCATTTGA
- a CDS encoding DUF4169 family protein: MGDLVNLKRFRKRAEKEQSAKQADANRKRFGRTKSERILEERRGKRANDVLDQHRIDGEDAS; encoded by the coding sequence ATGGGGGATTTAGTCAACCTGAAGCGATTTAGGAAACGCGCTGAGAAAGAGCAGTCGGCGAAACAGGCCGACGCCAACCGGAAGCGGTTCGGCCGGACCAAGTCCGAACGCATTCTGGAAGAACGGCGCGGCAAACGCGCCAACGACGTGCTCGATCAGCACCGGATCGATGGCGAGGATGCATCATGA
- a CDS encoding ribbon-helix-helix domain-containing protein produces the protein MKSPVVKRSIVVAGHKTSVSLEEAFWNGMKEISGLRDMTLSELVGEIDSNRQQGNLSSAIRLFVLDYFRARALAASPDPKAQS, from the coding sequence ATGAAATCGCCGGTCGTGAAACGTTCGATCGTCGTCGCCGGTCACAAGACCAGCGTCAGCCTCGAAGAGGCGTTCTGGAACGGCATGAAGGAGATATCCGGACTGCGCGATATGACACTCTCGGAGCTGGTGGGAGAAATCGACAGCAATCGCCAGCAGGGCAATCTGTCGTCCGCGATCCGGCTCTTCGTGCTGGATTATTTCCGCGCCCGCGCCTTGGCCGCGTCGCCGGATCCGAAGGCGCAGAGCTAA